AAGCTGGACTCCGACGCGGAAAAGTACCTGCGCTACATGACCGACGGCGTAAAGCAGATGCAGTCCATGATAAACGACCTGCTGGCTTACTCCCGTCTCAATACAAAGGCAAAACCGTTCAGCCGCCTGTCTCTTGGGAAAGTCCTGGAAAGTGCGCTAAGGAACCTGACTAAGGCTGTCGAGGCAAGCGATGCCTCTCTCGAGTGGATGGAGTTGCCGGAGGTAGAAGGTGACGACACCCAGCTCGTCCAGCTCTTCCAGAACCTCGTGGGAAACGCCATCAAATTCAGGAGACGCGATGTGCGCCTGCAGGTGCGCATCACCTGCGAGCGGCAGGGCGGCATGTGGTTGATCGAGGTGCGCGACAACGGCATCGGGTTGGAACCGCGCTTTTTCGAACAGGTCTTCGAGATTTTCCGTCGGCTGCACACCCGCGAGGAATACGAAGGGAGCGGCATCGGGCTGGCGATCTGCCGCAAGATCGTGGAACATCACGGAGGGCACATTTGGGTGGAGTCGGCGCCGGGAGAGGGCACCACCTTCTTCTTCAGCATCCCGACGCTGCGGGGAGGCGCAAATGCATGACAAGGACGAACTCGAAGCTGTGGAGATTCTCCTGGTGGAGGACAATCCCGCACACGCGGACATGATGCGCGAAACCTTGAAGGAGAGCAGGATAGCCAACCGGCTCTCCGTGGTCACCGACGGCGAGATGGCTCTCGACTTCCTCTACCGGAAGGGCCAGTTTGCTGAAGCTCCCCGCCCGGGACTCATTCTCCTCGATCTGGGTCTCCCCAGGAAGACCGGGCTGGAGGTCCTGTCGGAGATAAAGGAGGAACCGGAGCTCAGACGTATTCCCGTCATCGTCCTTACCACCTCGAAGTCTGAGGAGGACATCCTGAAGAGCTACGATCTCCATGCCAACACATTCATTTCCAAGCCGGTGCGGCTGAGCGATTTTATGGAGGTTATCAGGAGCCTGGAGAACTACTGGTTTGTGATGGCGCAACTGCCAAGGTCATGAGGTCAAGCGATGGAACGGCCGGCTATTAGGGTGCTCCTTATTTGCGGAGGGCAACGCTCGGGCTGGTGCGGAAGCAGGAGTATTTTGTGGAACACGCATCCTATCTCAAGGATGGCATTCTTTTGCTTCGCTCCAAGAAGCATGATGGCTTGTTTGAAGCTCTTTTTAAAGGGGGACCTGACGCCACTGTGGTCCTCAATGGCGAGGGGCGCATCACGGAGCGACACGTTCGGTTGCACGTCGTGGCGCTACGGTTCACGGGGTCGATCTTGGAGCGGGCGTGGGCGGGATGCGCGGCACTCCCGCCTTCTCCAGGATGCTCATCATGGGGCACCAGTTGGTGAAACCTGACTGCAGAAGGTTCAATCCCACGAATGCGGTGAGCCAGAGCCACTTCGGGTTGTGAAAGTGGGCCAGCGCCAGGGAGAGTAGCGTGAACGTTCCGGCGATGAGTCTTAGCAGCCTGTCGATGTACATGTCGTTCTCCTTGTTAGGCAATTGCACCCTTCCTCTTTTCCTTCCACGACTCCACGATGTAGTAAAGGATTGGTATCGTTATCCTCGATAGCGTCGTCGAGGCAATCTCTCCACACATCATCGCCAGCGCGAGCCCCTGGAAGATGGGGTCGAACACGATGACGAAGCTTCCGACGACAACCGCTGCAGCGGTCAAGAGCATTGGCCTGAACCGTACGGCCCCCGCGTCGATGATCGCTTCATCCAGAGGCATCCCTTCCCGCCGCCGTAGCTCAGCGAAATCGATAAGGATGATGGAGTTGCGTACGATTATGCCGGCCAGCGCGATGAAGCCGATCATGCTGGTTGCGGTGAAGAACGCCCCCATCAGGGCATGACCGGGCAAGATCCCGATTAGGGTAAGCGGTATCGGTGCCATGATCACCAACGGCGTGGTGAAGTCCTTGAACCAGGCGACCACCAATACGTAGATGAGTACCATGACTGCCGCAAAGGCGGCGCCCAGATCGCGGAAGACCTCGTAGGTGATGTGCCACTCGCCGTCCCACTTGATACCCGGCCGCTCCTCGCTCCACGGCTGGCTGGCGGCACGCTGCTCGATATGGTAGCCGCCGGGAAGCGGGATCTTGTCGATCTCCTTTTGCATTTTCAGGATCGCGTAGACTGGAGCCTCTATGACTCCAGCGACGTCGCCGGTGACATACACTACGCTCTTCAGGTTCTTGCGGTAGAGGGACTTCTCTTCCGTCCCCCGCACCACGCGCACGAGCTGTGAAAGAGGTACGTTGCCGCGGGCACCGGGGAGATAGATGGAGGAGAGGGCGGAGACGTCGCTCCGGGCCGCCTCCGGGAAGCGCACGTTCAGAAAGATCGGTTCCTTCTCGCGCGGAGTGTGCAGGAGCCCGGTGTTGCTCCCACCCAATGCCATCTGCAGCGTCTGCACCACGTCCGATGCGCTGATCGCAGACAGCGCCGCCTTTTCCCTGTCCACTTCGAAATGCACGTTTGGCTGATCGTCCTCCTGATACCAGTCGGCATCGACGACTCCGGCGGTGCTCCTGAAGATCTCCTTTATCTTGCGCGCGATCTGCAGGCGGCTCCCCTGGTCCGGTCCGTAGACCTCCGCCACCAGTGTGGAGAGAACTGGCGGCCCGGGGGGAATCTCCGCCACCTTTAGCCGGGCGCCGTACCGGTCCGCAATCTCCTTCAGATGAGGCCGCAACCTTTTTGCGATGTCGTGGGACTGGTCGGAGCGCTCATTCTTTGACACCAGGTTGACCTGGACCTCCGCCACGCTGGGCCCCTTGCGCAGGTAGTAGTGGCGCACCAGCCCGTTGAAGTTAAAGGGGGAGCTCGTCCCGACGTAGCTCTGGAAATCCGTGACCTCGGGCACCGTGCGCAGGTACTCCCCCATCTCCGAGACCAGGCGCGCGGTTCCCTCCAATGTTGTCCCTTCCGGTGTGTCGACGACGAGCTGCAGCTCACTCTTGTTGTCGAAGGGGAGCATCTTGACTGTGACAGCCTTGAAATAGATCAAGGAGCAGGAAAGGAGCAGGAGCACCACCACTGATGCCAGAAAGGCGTACCTCACCGGCTTTTTATGCAGGAGCGCCCCCATCACCCGCCGGTAGAAGGCGGTCATGCGCGACTCCTCTGCTTCCCCTTCGCTGCCGTAGTGGGACTCTCCTTTCATGAAGCGGTAGGCATAGTAGGGGGTCACGATGAACGCGATCAGGAGTGAGAAGACCATCGCGAGCGAGGCGCCGACCGGGATGGGGCGCATGTACGGCCCCATGAGCCCCCCCACGAACCCCATGGGGAGGATGCTGGCTATGACCGCCAGCGTCGCGAGCATCGTCGGGTTGCCGATCTCGTCGACGGCCTTTATCGCCGCCTCCAGCGGTTTGAAGCGGGTGGTGGTGAAGTACCGGTGGATGTTCTCCACGACGACGATGGCGTCGTCCACCAGGATTCCGATGGAAAAGATGAGGGCAAAGAGGGTGATCCGGTTAAGTGTGTAGCCGATGCGGTTGAAGAGGAACATCGTGAGCGCCAGCGTCACCGGGATCGCTATCGCCGCCACCGCACCTGCACGCCAACCCATGAAGACGGCGATGAGGATCGTTACGGAAATCGCGGCGAGGAACATGTGGAAGAGGAGCTCGTTGTTCTTCTCCTTCGCGGTTTCGCCATAGTTCCTAGTTACGGTCACCTGCATCCCGTCCGGGATTGCCTTCCCCTTCAAAAACTCAACCCGCTTCAGGAGGTCGTCGGCAACCCACGTTGCGTTGGCGCCTCTGCGTTTCGCCACAGAAATCGTGACCGCTGGATAATCGGCGGCTCCCCCCTTTAGCCCCTTTACCGCTGCGGCACGGCCGAGCCCAAAGAATACATACTCCTTCGGGTCCTGCACCGAGTCGTCGACCGTCGCCACGTCCTCCAGGTAGACGGGGCGCGAGTCCTTCACCCCCACTACCAGCCTCTTTACTCCCTGCGGATCCTGGAGGAAATCACCGGCATTGAGGATGTATTCCCGGTTGCCCGCGGAAAATGAACCGCCTCGCTGTGCCGCGTTCCCCTTTTGCAGGGCTCCGGCAACGGAGATCGGGGAGAGGCCCAGGGAGGCGAGCTTGCCGCCGTCGATTCGTATTTTGACCTCGCGGGAGAGGCCCCCCTTGATCTCCGTTTCCCCTACGTCGTCCGATTTCTTCAGCTCGTCGCAGAGCTCGCGGGCAACCCTTCTGAGGGCGTAGTTGTCGTATCGGTCGGACCAGAGGGTGAGGGTGACGATCGGCACGTCGTCGATCGACTTCGGCACCA
The DNA window shown above is from Geomonas sp. RF6 and carries:
- a CDS encoding response regulator; its protein translation is MHDKDELEAVEILLVEDNPAHADMMRETLKESRIANRLSVVTDGEMALDFLYRKGQFAEAPRPGLILLDLGLPRKTGLEVLSEIKEEPELRRIPVIVLTTSKSEEDILKSYDLHANTFISKPVRLSDFMEVIRSLENYWFVMAQLPRS
- a CDS encoding YgaP family membrane protein codes for the protein MYIDRLLRLIAGTFTLLSLALAHFHNPKWLWLTAFVGLNLLQSGFTNWCPMMSILEKAGVPRIPPTPAPRSTP
- a CDS encoding efflux RND transporter permease subunit, coding for MNSIGFAGRIARAFIDSKLTPLIVAASLLLGLYSVLATPREEEPQITVPMIDVYLPMPGSSPKEVEERLVIPFEKKLWEIKGVEYLYSASRPGIGIVTVRFLVGQNMEESLVKLYNKVMSNRGIIPPGAGEPLVVPKSIDDVPIVTLTLWSDRYDNYALRRVARELCDELKKSDDVGETEIKGGLSREVKIRIDGGKLASLGLSPISVAGALQKGNAAQRGGSFSAGNREYILNAGDFLQDPQGVKRLVVGVKDSRPVYLEDVATVDDSVQDPKEYVFFGLGRAAAVKGLKGGAADYPAVTISVAKRRGANATWVADDLLKRVEFLKGKAIPDGMQVTVTRNYGETAKEKNNELLFHMFLAAISVTILIAVFMGWRAGAVAAIAIPVTLALTMFLFNRIGYTLNRITLFALIFSIGILVDDAIVVVENIHRYFTTTRFKPLEAAIKAVDEIGNPTMLATLAVIASILPMGFVGGLMGPYMRPIPVGASLAMVFSLLIAFIVTPYYAYRFMKGESHYGSEGEAEESRMTAFYRRVMGALLHKKPVRYAFLASVVVLLLLSCSLIYFKAVTVKMLPFDNKSELQLVVDTPEGTTLEGTARLVSEMGEYLRTVPEVTDFQSYVGTSSPFNFNGLVRHYYLRKGPSVAEVQVNLVSKNERSDQSHDIAKRLRPHLKEIADRYGARLKVAEIPPGPPVLSTLVAEVYGPDQGSRLQIARKIKEIFRSTAGVVDADWYQEDDQPNVHFEVDREKAALSAISASDVVQTLQMALGGSNTGLLHTPREKEPIFLNVRFPEAARSDVSALSSIYLPGARGNVPLSQLVRVVRGTEEKSLYRKNLKSVVYVTGDVAGVIEAPVYAILKMQKEIDKIPLPGGYHIEQRAASQPWSEERPGIKWDGEWHITYEVFRDLGAAFAAVMVLIYVLVVAWFKDFTTPLVIMAPIPLTLIGILPGHALMGAFFTATSMIGFIALAGIIVRNSIILIDFAELRRREGMPLDEAIIDAGAVRFRPMLLTAAAVVVGSFVIVFDPIFQGLALAMMCGEIASTTLSRITIPILYYIVESWKEKRKGAIA